A genomic window from Salvia miltiorrhiza cultivar Shanhuang (shh) chromosome 5, IMPLAD_Smil_shh, whole genome shotgun sequence includes:
- the LOC131025412 gene encoding uncharacterized protein LOC131025412, with protein sequence MSLMRLSSGDLAGFKVLFALMILYGVSSYLAYSAIHMKFVAPLGADAPLDRFSEARAIEHVRVLAEEIGGRQVGTPGLTQAAAYIKKQLELIRERAGSNLRIEIEETVVNGSFNMMFLGNSLSLTYRNHTNIVMRISSVDSQESDPSVLLNGHFDTPPGSPGAGDCGSCVASLLEVARLGIDSGWIPPRPIIFLFNGAEELFMLGSHGFMTTHRWRDTVGAFIDVEASGTGGFDLVCQSGPGSWPSSVYAQSAIYPMANSAAQDVFGAVPGDTDYRMFATDYGDIPGLDIIFVLGGYYYHTSYDTVDRLLPGSMQARGDNLFSLMKAFANSSNLLTAQGRKSLRDSASQSKGEGGRPIYFDYFAQFLVLYSRKQALVYHTIPFALFLLMPLLLRLPTGSLYISFNSYCDFLKGLLFHTCGIIFAILLPICLSILRLLFSGHSMNWFANPFLAFLMFVPCSIVGLLVPRIIWKQFPLSQDVLALSLSREELDDEARFWGAFGFYTLLTLASLVSGLSGGFITFFVSVSMLPAWISYRLSVKTFGQQSLRSAASYVIPLVPCLMYSVYFGGFLAVFVIEKMGMAGSHPPPYGYFVPDAIVAAIVGLVTGWCFGPCIPVIGKWLAKPPIIQVLLHGSVLALALSSQFFPYSNDAPKRVVFQHTIQTIDADQVSGVSFDFAVVDSNSLMFVFHHAPDAASELYGDKELSFDTVTQSDTQRWTGIFPINALFSRSLKFPTTNEEILKEYSKFPLVTSHISPSISTEGSRRVNLEFSLGSLKEVWVAVLNITGPLSNWSFANNIVPATVRIGNGPPSYICRLSGTGHENWTFWLEANTSERLRLDVAVVDLHLTEQTTKLKGLFPSWMDVTAFTSFLSSYTF encoded by the exons ATGTCGTTAATGAGGCTGAGCTCCGGCGACCTCGCCGGATTCAAAGTCCTCTTCGCGCTGATGATTCTGTACGGAGTGTCATCTTACTTAGCTTACTCCGCCATCCACATGAAGTTCGTCGCGCCTCTCGGCGCCGACGCGCCGCTCGATCGGTTCTCCGAGGCCAGAGCGATTGAGCACGTGCGCGTGCTGGCAGAGGAGATTGGCGGCCGCCAG GTGGGAACTCCAGGTCTGACACAGGCAGCAGCATATATTAAGAAGCAGTTAGAACTGATAAGAGAACGAGCTGGCTCCAATCTTAG GATAGAGATTGAAGAAACAGTTGTCAATGGCTCCTTCAATATGATGTTTCTAGGAAATAGTTTATCACTAACTTATAGAAATCATACAAATATTGTAATGAG GATTTCATCAGTTGATTCTCAAGAAAGTGACCCGTCAGTTTTATTGAATGGTCATTTTGATACTCCACCTGGTTCTCCTGGAGCTGGAGATTGTGGCTCATGTGTAG CATCACTGCTTGAAGTAGCAAGGCTGGGTATTGATTCTGGCTGGATTCCTCCTCGGCCAATAATATTCTTATTTAATGGCGCAGAAGAATTGTTTATGCTG GGTTCACATGGGTTCATGACAACACATAGATGGCGTGATACAGTTGGAGCTTTTATCGATGTTGAGGCATCTGGGACAGGAGGCTTTG ATTTAGTATGCCAATCTGGACCGGGATCTTGGCCTTCATCTGTTTATGCTCAGTCAGCTATATACCCAATGGCAAATAGTGCAGCTCAG GATGTTTTTGGTGCAGTTCCTGGTGACACAGACTACAGAATGTTTGCCACTGATTATGGTGACATTCCTGGCTTGGATATCATCTTCGTGCTTGGGGGTTATTATTACCACACCTCATATGATACAGTGGATAGACTATT ACCAGGAAGCATGCAAGCACGTGGGGacaatttatttagtttaatgaAAGCTTTTGCCAATTCTTCTAACTTATTAACTGCCCAAGGTAGAAAATCCTTGAGAGATTCTGCCAGCCAATCCAAGGGTGAGGGTGGAAGACCTATCTATTTTGATTACTTTGCACAATTCTTG GTCCTTTACTCAAGAAAGCAAGCCCTGGTTTACCACACTATTCCGTTTGCTTTGTTCCTGCTAATGCCCCTGTTATTGCGCTTGCCAACTGGGAGTTTATACATTTCTTTTAACTCCTACTGTGACTTCTTGAAAG GATTATTATTCCATACCTGTGGGATCATATTTGCCATACTTCTGCCCATCTGTTTATCTATTCTGCGGTTACTATTCTCTGGACATTCCATGAACTG GTTTGCAAATCCATTTTTGGCGTTTCTAATGTTTGTGCCATGCTCAATTGTTGGTCTGTTGGTTCCAAGAATTATTTGGAAGCAATTTCCTCTATCTCAAGATGTTTTGGCTCTTTCATTATCACGGGAG gAATTGGATGATGAAGCAAGGTTCTGGGGAGCATTTGGGTTCTATACCCTCTTGACTTTG GCAAGCCTTGTATCGGGGTTGAGTGGGGGTTTCATCACATTCTTTGTATCAGTTTCTATGCTTCCAGCTTGGATCTCCTATCGTCTATCGGTAAAGACATTTGGTCAACAATCTCTCAG GTCTGCAGCATCATATGTGATCCCTTTGGTACCTTGCCTGATGTACTCTGTATACTTTGGTGGATTTCTTGCTGTCTTTGTCATCGAAAAAATGGGCATGGCAGGCTCTCATCCACCTCCTTATG GATATTTTGTTCCTGATGCAATAGTTGCCGCTATAGTTGGATTAGTGACAGGCTGGTGTTTTGGCCCTTGTATACCTGTTATTGGGAAATGGTTGGCAAAACCACCAATTATCCAAGTTTTGCTGCATGGAAGTGTTCTTGCGTTGGCTTTATCATCACAATTCTTTCCATATAGCAACGATGCGCCAAAAAGGGTTGTTTTTCAGCATACGATTCAGACAATAG ATGCAGATCAAGTATCTGGAGTTAGTTTTGATTTTGCCGTAGTTGACTCCAATTCCCTGATGTTTGTTTTCCATCATGCACCTGACGCGGCAAGTGAACTGTATGGTGATAAAGAATTAAGTTTTGACACGGTCACTCAATCAGATACTCAGAGATGGACG GGAATTTTTCCCATTAATGCTTTGTTTTCAAGAAGCCTGAAGTTTCCCACAACGAATGAAGAAATCTTGAAAGAATACTCAAAATTTCCACTTGTGACGTCTCACATATCCCCTAGCATCTCGACTGAGGGATCTCGGAGAGTCAACTTGGAGTTCTCGTTAGG TTCCTTGAAGGAGGTGTGGGTTGCAGTCCTCAACATTACAGGACCGTTATCAAATTGGTCATTTGCAAATAACATAGTTCCAG CTACCGTTAGAATTGGCAACGGGCCACCATCATACATTTGCAGACTGAGCGGCACAGGCCACGAGAATTGGACATTCTGGTTGGAG GCCAACACATCGGAACGTCTGAGGCTCGATGTTGCTGTGGTGGACCTGCATTTAACCGAGCAAACGACGAAATTGAAAGGCCTTTTTCCAAGTTGGATGGATGTCACTGCCTTCACAAGTTTCTTGTCTTCCTATACCTTCTAA